A DNA window from Archocentrus centrarchus isolate MPI-CPG fArcCen1 chromosome 15, fArcCen1, whole genome shotgun sequence contains the following coding sequences:
- the LOC115793715 gene encoding N-acetyllactosaminide beta-1,3-N-acetylglucosaminyltransferase 2-like: MALLPKKKFKVVVSVAMVNLFLFIIISRSISQDKGEHHKVHVPSKPFWTKLAPSLSYWNRQQQILDFHNNHIFMTNHSRTDFPEWLNDTSLTSYPCQPNLRVTTQVKDYNSLPGRFKDFLLYMHCRSYPIMTDQPDICKEPPFLLLAVKSLVPHFDRRQAIRQSWGRAGVIANRTVVTIFLLGNATAGDHHPDLSSMLRFENAHHKDIIQWDFRDSFFNLTVKEVLFLEWIQARCSGARFIFKGDDDVFVNTFRILDFLKGLSGSKASDLFVGDVITNAGPHRDKRVKYFIPESMYIGMYPPYAGGGGYLYSGDVAARLHNVSRHVALYPIDDVYTGMCLRKLGLAPEKHKGFRTFNIEEKYRSNPCAYKSLMLVHPRTPQEMIQIWAWLSGPNLTCQ; the protein is encoded by the coding sequence ATGGCGCTGCTACCAAAGAAGAAGTTTAAGGTTGTGGTGTCCGTGGCGATGGTCAACCTATTTCTGTTCATCATCATCTCACGGAGCATCAGCCAAGACAAAGGCGAGCATCATAAGGTCCACGTCCCTTCCAAACCCTTCTGGACCAAACTGGCTCCCAGCTTGTCCTACTGGAACCGTCAGCAGCAGATTCTGGACTTTCACAATAATCACATCTTCATGACAAACCACAGCCGCACAGACTTCCCTGAGTGGCTCAACGACACCAGTTTGACATCCTACCCCTGTCAGCCTAACCTCAGGGTTACCACTCAGGTGAAAGATTATAACTCCCTGCCAGGCCGCTTTAAGGACTTCCTGCTTTACATGCACTGCCGCTCCTACCCAATCATGACGGACCAGCCGGATATCTGTAAGGAACCACCTTTCCTGCTCCTGGCTGTCAAATCCCTGGTGCCTCACTTTGACCGCCGCCAGGCCATCCGACAGTCCTGGGGACGAGCAGGCGTAATAGCTAATCGGACGGTGGTTACCATTTTCCTCCTCGGTAACGCCACCGCCGGAGACCACCACCCAGATCTGTCTTCTATGCTGCGTTTTGAGAACGCCCACCATAAAGACATCATCCAGTGGGATTTCCGGGATTCGTTTTTCAACTTGACCGTCAAAGAAGTGCTTTTTCTGGAGTGGATCCAGGCACGTTGCTCCGGAGCCCGCTTCATCTTCAAAGGCGACGACGACGTCTTTGTCAACACGTTCCGCATCCTGGACTTTCTCAAGGGACTCTCAGGGTCCAAAGCCAGTGACCTGTTTGTGGGTGATGTGATCACGAACGCAGGGCCCCACCGAGACAAGCGGGTCAAATACTTTATCCCAGAGAGCATGTACATCGGGATGTACCCGCCATACGCAGGAGGAGGCGGGTATCTTTATTCCGGTGACGTTGCCGCTCGCCTGCACAATGTGTCTCGACACGTAGCACTCTACCCAATAGATGATGTCTACACGGGTATGTGTCTTCGTAAGTTGGGGCTGGCCCCCGAAAAGCACAAAGGCTTCAGGACCTTTAACATAGAGGAGAAGTACAGGTCGAACCCCTGTGCCTATAAGAGCTTAATGCTGGTTCACCCAAGGACCCCGCAGGAGATGATCCAGATCTGGGCCTGGCTCAGTGGACCCAACCTGACCTGCCAGTGA